One Bacteroidales bacterium genomic window carries:
- the maf gene encoding septum formation protein Maf translates to MLSEKLQNYNIILASKSPRRKYLLKELGIKFEINTNNQIKEEYPLSLKAKEIAKYLANKKADAFKNNIKNNSLIITADTIVWINGQILNKPIDFDDAFKMLKQLSGNMHKVITGVCILAKTKKVIFTANTDVYFKKLSDNEIHYYLKHFKPYDKAGSYGIQEWIGYIGIEKINGSYFNVMGLPIQKLYEELMKF, encoded by the coding sequence ATGCTTTCAGAAAAACTACAAAATTATAATATAATACTTGCCTCTAAATCACCACGAAGAAAATACCTGCTTAAAGAATTGGGAATTAAATTTGAGATAAACACTAATAATCAAATAAAGGAAGAATATCCTTTAAGCCTTAAAGCCAAAGAAATTGCCAAATATCTTGCAAACAAAAAAGCAGATGCTTTCAAGAATAATATTAAAAATAACTCGCTCATAATTACTGCCGATACTATTGTTTGGATAAATGGACAAATATTAAATAAACCAATTGATTTTGATGATGCCTTTAAAATGCTAAAACAATTATCAGGTAATATGCACAAAGTTATTACAGGGGTTTGTATATTAGCCAAAACAAAAAAAGTTATATTTACGGCTAATACTGATGTTTATTTTAAAAAATTATCTGATAATGAAATTCATTATTACTTAAAACACTTTAAACCATACGACAAAGCAGGCAGTTATGGTATACAGGAATGGATTGGATATATCGGTATCGAAAAAATCAACGGCTCATATTTTAACGTAATGGGATTACCAATTCAAAAATTATATGAAGAATTAATGAAATTTTAG
- a CDS encoding S46 family peptidase, protein MNKKLLLISILFLFVSTISIKADEGMWIPILLEKYNIADMQEKGFKLTAEDIYSVNNVSMKDAVVIFGRGCTGELISDQGLLLTNHHCGFPQIQKHSSLEHDYLTDGFWAMSKEEELVNPDLTVSFLIRMENVTNKILANVTDDMDESKRYELIENAIDTVKKYASENTHYEAIVKPFYFGNEYYLFVYEIFKDVRLVGAPPSSIGKFGGDTDNWMWPRHTGDFSLFRIYANKDNKPAEYSPDNVPYKPKKHFPISLKGVKKGDFTLVFGYPGRTSQYLTSFAVEMISKVENPHQIKLREKKLEILQADMDASDEVRIKYASKYASTSNYWKKWIGENRGLEKLNAIEKKQKLEEEFQAWVNSDNSRIEKYGNLLSDYKKLYKELTDYALVVDYTWEAGFSLEIVKFASKFRKIINLELNGGSQEEINNALTKLKGNITKFFKDYNMPTDKKVFTVLLEMYYDNIAQNFHPDIFELIENKFNGDFSKYSDYIYSKSILLNEKNILNLTDNFSSSTAKKISKDPAYKLYTSIADKYSQDIYTKHNELRDKIQVLNRSYITGLREMYSDKVFYPDANFTLRITYGKVDDYYPRDGVFYEYYTTLSGIIEKDNPDIYDYKVPEKLKELYKSKDYGRYGENSVMKVCFTGTNHTTGGNSGSPVLNADGYLIGINFDRNWEGTMSDIMYDPEQCRNITLDIRFTLFIIDKFAGAKHLVNEMTLIE, encoded by the coding sequence ATGAACAAAAAATTATTACTTATCAGCATCCTTTTTCTTTTTGTAAGTACAATCAGTATTAAAGCCGATGAGGGAATGTGGATTCCTATTTTGCTTGAAAAATACAATATTGCAGACATGCAGGAAAAAGGCTTTAAACTTACTGCAGAAGACATATACAGCGTTAATAATGTAAGTATGAAAGATGCAGTAGTCATTTTCGGACGCGGATGTACAGGCGAACTGATTTCTGACCAGGGTTTGCTTCTAACAAATCATCATTGTGGATTTCCACAAATACAGAAACATAGTTCACTCGAACACGATTATTTAACTGATGGTTTCTGGGCAATGTCAAAAGAAGAAGAACTGGTAAATCCCGACCTCACTGTCAGTTTTTTAATTAGAATGGAAAATGTAACTAATAAGATATTGGCAAATGTAACTGATGATATGGATGAGTCAAAAAGATACGAATTAATTGAAAATGCAATTGATACAGTTAAAAAATATGCAAGCGAAAACACTCATTATGAAGCAATTGTAAAACCATTTTATTTTGGTAATGAATATTATCTATTTGTTTATGAAATATTTAAAGATGTTCGGTTAGTAGGTGCGCCGCCTTCATCAATCGGGAAATTTGGCGGCGATACTGACAACTGGATGTGGCCAAGGCATACAGGTGATTTTTCATTATTCAGAATATATGCTAATAAAGATAATAAACCCGCTGAATATTCACCCGATAATGTTCCTTATAAACCAAAAAAGCATTTTCCTATATCATTAAAAGGTGTAAAAAAAGGTGATTTTACTTTAGTATTTGGATATCCGGGAAGAACTTCCCAGTATCTTACATCATTTGCAGTAGAAATGATATCAAAAGTTGAAAATCCTCACCAGATAAAACTCAGAGAAAAAAAATTAGAAATATTACAGGCTGACATGGATGCAAGTGATGAAGTTCGTATAAAATATGCTTCAAAATATGCATCAACAAGTAACTATTGGAAAAAATGGATTGGTGAAAACAGAGGATTAGAAAAATTAAATGCAATTGAGAAAAAACAAAAACTTGAAGAAGAATTTCAAGCTTGGGTAAATTCCGATAACTCAAGAATTGAGAAATATGGTAATCTTTTAAGCGATTATAAAAAACTCTATAAGGAATTAACAGATTATGCATTGGTAGTAGATTATACATGGGAAGCAGGATTTTCATTAGAGATTGTAAAATTTGCATCAAAATTCAGAAAAATTATTAATCTTGAATTAAATGGCGGTTCTCAAGAGGAAATTAATAATGCCTTAACTAAACTAAAAGGAAATATTACTAAATTTTTCAAAGATTATAATATGCCTACAGATAAAAAAGTTTTTACCGTATTACTTGAAATGTATTATGACAATATAGCTCAAAATTTTCATCCTGATATTTTTGAGCTAATTGAAAATAAATTCAATGGTGATTTTAGCAAATATTCAGATTATATATATTCAAAATCTATATTGCTCAACGAAAAAAATATTTTGAATCTGACAGACAATTTTTCATCATCAACAGCAAAAAAAATATCAAAAGACCCTGCATATAAATTATATACAAGCATTGCTGATAAATATAGTCAGGATATATATACAAAACATAATGAATTGCGTGATAAAATACAAGTATTAAACCGTTCATACATAACAGGCTTAAGAGAAATGTACTCTGATAAAGTTTTTTATCCTGATGCAAATTTTACATTACGTATTACTTATGGTAAAGTTGATGACTACTATCCCCGCGATGGAGTTTTTTATGAATATTATACAACACTTAGCGGTATAATTGAAAAAGATAATCCTGATATTTACGATTATAAAGTTCCCGAAAAACTGAAAGAACTCTATAAATCAAAAGATTATGGAAGATATGGTGAAAACAGTGTAATGAAAGTTTGTTTTACAGGCACAAACCATACTACAGGCGGAAATTCCGGCAGCCCTGTTTTAAATGCAG